The following coding sequences are from one Humulus lupulus chromosome X, drHumLupu1.1, whole genome shotgun sequence window:
- the LOC133805188 gene encoding uncharacterized protein LOC133805188 isoform X1, protein MTNMVVQLQAGHRLSWRPAFSTFPPNSKPPNSKATLLFFSPKLQHHHHHHLQPPAKIYRRDLASLSFLALLPSLCTPAPATAFSIGISGPKDWLKDQKKKSSKFLLAPIDASRESLRSAYLLLKARDSNYSDKDMEEIQSLLRSAARDCVIEERNSFVAFQANTGVEVCTFRLIVKNAASLLGDKDPLKLEAEAILTDLIRHCDAKGYTKGKVLRHLSSVMPKVISAPKISFTSLQTVANEADIQLPPERQRIADSLTNAISFLDKFEQGIKDCLEI, encoded by the exons ATGACGAATATGGTAGTACAACTACAAGCTGGACACCGCCTTAGCTGGAGACCCGCCTTCTCAACCTTCCCTCCAAATTCAAAACCTCCAAATTCAAAAGCAACTCTACTCTTCTTCTCCCCCAAACTCCAACACCACCACCATCATCATCTTCAACCTCCCGCCAAAATTTATCGCAGAGACCTAGCTTCCCTCTCATTTCTCGCTCTTCTTCCTTCTCTCTGTACACCCGCTCCTGCCACCGCTTTCTCAATCGGCATTT CAGGACCAAAGGATTGGTTGAAGGATCAAAAGAAGAAGTCCTCTAAGTTTCTATTAGCCCCAATCGATGCCTCGCGAGAGAGTCTTCGTTCCGCTTATCTCTTACTCA AGGCTAGGGATTCCAATTATTCAGATAAGGATATGGAGGAAATCCAGAGTCTGTTGAGATCTGCTGCAAGAGATTGCGTTATAGAAGAGAGGAATTCGTTTGTTGCGTTTCAAGCCAATACAGGAGTCGAG GTTTGCACATTCCGTTTGATAGTGAAGAATGCAGCCTCATTGTTGGGAGATAAGGATCCTCTTaagctggaggccgaggctatATTGACTGATCTTATAAG GCATTGCGACGCTAAAGGGTACACTAAAGGGAAGGTGTTGCGACACTTAAGCTCTGTAATGCCCAAAGTGATTTCAGCTCCTAAAAT ATCTTTCACTTCTCTACAAACTGTGGCAAATGAAGCAGATATTCAACTTccgcctgaaag
- the LOC133805188 gene encoding uncharacterized protein LOC133805188 isoform X4: MTNMVVQLQAGHRLSWRPAFSTFPPNSKPPNSKATLLFFSPKLQHHHHHHLQPPAKIYRRDLASLSFLALLPSLCTPAPATAFSIGISGPKDWLKDQKKKSSKFLLAPIDASRESLRSAYLLLKARDSNYSDKDMEEIQSLLRSAARDCVIEERNSFVAFQANTGVEVCTFRLIVKNAASLLGDKDPLKLEAEAILTDLIRSFTSLQTVANEADIQLPPESWLE; the protein is encoded by the exons ATGACGAATATGGTAGTACAACTACAAGCTGGACACCGCCTTAGCTGGAGACCCGCCTTCTCAACCTTCCCTCCAAATTCAAAACCTCCAAATTCAAAAGCAACTCTACTCTTCTTCTCCCCCAAACTCCAACACCACCACCATCATCATCTTCAACCTCCCGCCAAAATTTATCGCAGAGACCTAGCTTCCCTCTCATTTCTCGCTCTTCTTCCTTCTCTCTGTACACCCGCTCCTGCCACCGCTTTCTCAATCGGCATTT CAGGACCAAAGGATTGGTTGAAGGATCAAAAGAAGAAGTCCTCTAAGTTTCTATTAGCCCCAATCGATGCCTCGCGAGAGAGTCTTCGTTCCGCTTATCTCTTACTCA AGGCTAGGGATTCCAATTATTCAGATAAGGATATGGAGGAAATCCAGAGTCTGTTGAGATCTGCTGCAAGAGATTGCGTTATAGAAGAGAGGAATTCGTTTGTTGCGTTTCAAGCCAATACAGGAGTCGAG GTTTGCACATTCCGTTTGATAGTGAAGAATGCAGCCTCATTGTTGGGAGATAAGGATCCTCTTaagctggaggccgaggctatATTGACTGATCTTATAAG ATCTTTCACTTCTCTACAAACTGTGGCAAATGAAGCAGATATTCAACTTccgcctgaaag
- the LOC133805188 gene encoding uncharacterized protein LOC133805188 isoform X2: MTNMVVQLQAGHRLSWRPAFSTFPPNSKPPNSKATLLFFSPKLQHHHHHHLQPPAKIYRRDLASLSFLALLPSLCTPAPATAFSIGISGPKDWLKDQKKKSSKFLLAPIDASRESLRSAYLLLKARDSNYSDKDMEEIQSLLRSAARDCVIEERNSFVAFQANTGVEVCTFRLIVKNAASLLGDKDPLKLEAEAILTDLIRHCDAKGYTKGKVLRHLSSVMPKVISAPKISFTSLQTVANEADIQLPPESWLE; this comes from the exons ATGACGAATATGGTAGTACAACTACAAGCTGGACACCGCCTTAGCTGGAGACCCGCCTTCTCAACCTTCCCTCCAAATTCAAAACCTCCAAATTCAAAAGCAACTCTACTCTTCTTCTCCCCCAAACTCCAACACCACCACCATCATCATCTTCAACCTCCCGCCAAAATTTATCGCAGAGACCTAGCTTCCCTCTCATTTCTCGCTCTTCTTCCTTCTCTCTGTACACCCGCTCCTGCCACCGCTTTCTCAATCGGCATTT CAGGACCAAAGGATTGGTTGAAGGATCAAAAGAAGAAGTCCTCTAAGTTTCTATTAGCCCCAATCGATGCCTCGCGAGAGAGTCTTCGTTCCGCTTATCTCTTACTCA AGGCTAGGGATTCCAATTATTCAGATAAGGATATGGAGGAAATCCAGAGTCTGTTGAGATCTGCTGCAAGAGATTGCGTTATAGAAGAGAGGAATTCGTTTGTTGCGTTTCAAGCCAATACAGGAGTCGAG GTTTGCACATTCCGTTTGATAGTGAAGAATGCAGCCTCATTGTTGGGAGATAAGGATCCTCTTaagctggaggccgaggctatATTGACTGATCTTATAAG GCATTGCGACGCTAAAGGGTACACTAAAGGGAAGGTGTTGCGACACTTAAGCTCTGTAATGCCCAAAGTGATTTCAGCTCCTAAAAT ATCTTTCACTTCTCTACAAACTGTGGCAAATGAAGCAGATATTCAACTTccgcctgaaag